Genomic window (Candidatus Binatus sp.):
CCAGCACCGTCGCGGTCGTGGTGCCGTCGCCGGCGACGTCGGAGGTCTTCTGCGCGACCTCGCGAATCAGCTTCGCGCCCATGTTCTCGAAGTGGTTTTCGAGTTCGATTTCCTTGACCACGGTCACGCCGTCCTTGGTTATGGTCGGCGAGCCGAAGCTCCTCTGGATCATCACGTTGCGGCCCCTGGGGCCAAGCGTTACGCGCGCGGCTTCCATCACCAGCGTCGCGCCCTTGACCATTCCGACCCGCGCTCTCTCGTGCAGCTCAACCGTTTTGGCTGGCATGTAGATTTATCTCCGTCTTGCTATTTCGCCATGGATTCAGGCCGGCAGACCGCCACGCCGGCGGTCGCTGGACCGCTTCGAATTTAAGCATCGCGTCAGGCAATGCAAGGGGACTGCCGTCAACCTGAGTATCTTTATGAAGTTCGCGCGGCGTGCAAGGATGATCACGGCAGGCTGGCTGGATTTCTGGCGGAGGCTATTCGAAGTGGATCAAATTAACGAGCCTTACCCGGGCAAGCGCGCGGGCGCGGCGCTCGCAGCGATAGCGATAATCTGTGGAGCGATCGGGACGTTTTCGGCCTCGCGCGCGTGGCCGGCGCCGATCGCGTCAACTCACAGCTCTGGCCGGATTAAATCCCAACTTCAGGAGCAAGCTCTTCAACTCGCGGCGCAGTCCGCGGCCCCGGCCGCCCCGGACCAGGCCGACGACGATGACACCGATGTTCCGACCAACCAGGTCGACAAGTACATCAGCGTTTACGAGGCGATGCAGAAAGACCACAACCTGACGGTCGAGCAGGCCGCGCCGCGACAAGGCCTCACGGTGGCGCAGTTCAGGCAGCTCGAGGGACGAATCGAGCGCGACGACACGCTGCGCGAGCGGGTTCGCAAGGCGCTCAGGCACGTGGTGAATCCCAACGACAAAGGGTCCTCGGATCAGTAGTCGCGGCAGGGGGTGACCCCTGCACCCGGTATTAAGGCCGCGCTCCGTTGTCGCGCGCGGCCCCTGCCAACGGGTCTTAATACTGCGCTGCCGTCGCCACGGCCAGGGGTGACCCCTGCACCTTAGTGAGGAAGAAAAAAGATGCGGTCGGAGTTTACCCTGAGCGAAGTCGAAGGACCCTATTAGAACTTTTTTTGTCATCCCGAGCGTTTTTTTTGTCATCCCGACCGGAGTCTGCGGAGCGCAGCGACCCCGGATCTTTTTCTTCGCCGTGAGTCCTGTCACACGACAGATGGAATGATCTGGCGGGATTAAACGGGACCAAGCGGGACGAAGTGGGACGGGGGGCTGAAAACGGGGCCTATTACGCGGCTTTTTCCGGGGTTTTGAACTCTATCTGAACGGCAACTTTCGGATCGCGGCCTGTGCAGATGGTTTTTTAGGCAGCCCTAGTAAAATCAAGCGCTATTTCGGACTTTCCGATCGCTCAGTGGACTTTCGGATCGACTTTCGGATCAGAGTTTCGGATCGCCTCTTGGAGATTCCGAAATTGGTTTCGGCACGGGGATCGGAGGATCGTTGACCTATCCGCCCTCGAAGTCGAGCACGCGCGAGACGGCCTCGAGAAAAACTGCTTCGTATTTTTGGACTGCCTGCATCAATGCGCAGGCAGCCTAGCGCATCAGAGGGACAAACCTCCCCGATGCAATTGCACGGAAAGTAACGCTATCGCGGAGTTCCCCCGTCGTCGCGCTCTACGAACTCAACCGCCGTCCCTTCGCAGGCCTCGCCACACAGAGTATAGGGCATGCCGCCGAACGTCCCGCCGGAGCACGACGTGCTCTGCTGCTCATGATATCCGATGACCGCTTCAGTGAGAGGATATTTCCGCAGCGCTGCCGCGCCGATCTTCTCGCCGCAATCATTATTGTAGGCGCTCACCATCCCGAGGATTTGGATTTCGCGACCTGGCACGTCATTGGTCGTCGTCACTAGGATCGGCTGCCCATTGGTAGACAGCTGCTGGGCTGGCGGCGGCGGCAGCGCGCACCCGGGGAGCGCGATGATTGAAAGAAACGCGATCGCGAACCGTTTCATCGTCTGCTTTCCTCCCGTTGTTACTTTTCAGCGGGGCGATCCTCTTCGCCGATCAGCCAGGATACGCTCACCCAAACCATCTGGCACGCTGACCGCTCGCTCAGATCAAACCATCTGCAAAGTGATCGATCAAACCATCTGCCGCGCGACAAGTCCGATTCCCACCTCGCCCCAGGTAAGATGTTGTGTTCCGAGCGACTTCTTAGCCGCCTCACCCGCGCCGCAGGCGCGTGTACTTGACGCAAATCTCGCGGGATCGGATGGGATTCAGTGGGATTTAACGGGACGAACACGGGTCAGCTATCACATCCCGACCTGGACCGACGGCAAGCATCTGATCGTGCACGACAAGATGATGATCATCGACGAGCGCACGATAAACCATCAGCCGTGCCAGTCTTTAAGCTTGCAATTTCAGGTGAGCGCTATTTCTTGATAGGCCGCTTTTCGAGGCGTTCCAAGCGAAGCGTTTCTGGATACCAAAGCCGTTTCGCACGATCGCCCACTCGATTGAGCGCATCTGCCATGTCGCGAGTCATCGACTCGGATTTCATAATTTGGAGCTTCGCCTGCTCGTACGCGCGATGAAGTTCCGTATTTGCGATCGTGGCTGCCCGCGACTTCGGAAGATTGAATTGCGAGATAAACTCGTCTCGCAGTTTTATCGCGTTCCACTCGCTGCGAATGGCTTGAGCCAGGATCGCGCAGATTCCTTCGGCCGGCGCCGGAGAAGGCTGGCGTATCAAATCAGCGCCGTGCTCCAAGGCGAATATTTCGGCGAGCTTTTTGGTGAGCGTCCATAGGCCCGTTTCGGTTTTCTCGCGAACCTCCGGAGGCAAGTCCGAATATTTCATCCTGTGGCGGCCGCGATTTTGACTGCTATTCGAGCGGCGCGCTCGCTTCGACAATGCGCTTGCCGCGACGCACGCCGCAATCACCAAGAGCGCCGCGAGCAACACGCGCTCACCAGCGCGATGGCCGCAGGCCTCGCGGCAACTACAAAAGAAATCAGCGCCGCGAGCCATAAAATTGCGCGCATTTTCAGTTCCCCCCGCTCGCGGAATTTACGCCGCGCTTCCCGTCGAGGCCGACGATCCTTATTGTTTCCCAGCGCCGTTCGCAGGGGCCGACTTGACGCGCAGCACGTCACCGCTAACCGTCCAATAGCTGCACCCAAGGAAGCCGGGGATGATCAACAGTCCCATCGGGAAGTCGTACCACTGCTCGTTGGCGGTGATCTGATCAGCCGCGTTGCCCTGGCGTTCTTGCAGCGCTTCTTGGACAGCCGGGAAAATGACGTTGTGATCGTTCTGGTCCTGCGTGTAGTTGAAGCAAGCGCCTTTCACAATTTCGAACCGGCCGAGATTCTCCACTTGGCCGGCGTTGGCCGCAGCTTGCACCTGCTGTTTGGCGTATTGATCCGAGTAAAATCCTTGGCCCATCCGATACGCGAGCGAGGGCGCGCAGGCGCTTGTCAGCGTCGCGATCAGTCCGACTGCAAACACCGTACTTAAATAGCGCCTCGTTTTCATTTTCAGCCCTTCCTCCACGCCTCGCCAGATCCCGGCGACTACGGCAGAACCCCTTGCGCGGCGCCTACTGAATCATAGCCAATACATCGTGGTCAAATTTCCCGTTTGGCCGACAAACCCCAAGCTCCAAGGTGGCTTCGCCCCCGCTGTTGGGTGTGGACACCCCTGCTGAGCGACGGCCTTTCGCGGGCTGTGAATGACAGCGGTCTCCCAGGCCTTTTCCTCATCCACTTCTCCAATACCCAGAACCTCATACAAGAATGACACGAGGGGTCGTCTGCGCTTTTGCGTCATCCCAAGCGAAGCGAAGGAACGCGGATCTTTACCTCGTCCGTTATTTCACAGATGCAACGACGCCGTGCAGGCGGCAGGCCGATCGCGCAGACAAGACTAAGCGGTGGCGAAAGGAGATTGCTCCCTCCGCCACCGCTTCAAATGGCTGGTTCCGTAACCAGGTCCGAATCGATTACTTCGTAACCGAGGTCGAGAACGCCGCTTCCAGGCGCGACACTGCGTCGTTAGCACGACGGACCGCATCCTCTGCGCCGCTGGCCGCAGTCTCGGCCTGCTGAGCGGCAGTCGCAGCCTGATTGGCCGAAGCTTCCGCCGCATTCGCCGATGCTTCCGCCTTGGTCGCATCCGCTTCAGCTTTTTCGCTGGCGTTGTTGATGGTCTTCATGTCAGGACCGCACGCGGTCATGAATGCAGCCATGGCCACAACACCGAGCACGCTTGCAATTGTCTTTTTCATCCGAGCTTTCCTCCAGTGGTTCAGGTCAAAAGCCAGTCCCCGTGCACTAGTTAGTACATATTCAATAGTCAGGGCTGGACGAGTAATCCCGGTAATAGTTGCAAAACCCGTTTACGAACGCAAGGCGATACAGTCCCCGGCCGGTTCTCTTCGGAACATCCCGCGCGCTACACTGCGAGTTAGATGAATCGAGAGGGGATCTCCGAGCGCCACTCAAAAACCAACATCGCTCCGGACATCATCGCTCCGGACATCGCCTCATCGAGGTTAGCCCCGGTGGTCACGTCCACTCGATACGGGTCATTAGTTACAGGGGCCGATCGATTCGACGGGATTGGACGGATTGTCCTGCCAATCGAGATAGCTCAAGTAGTAGAGACTCACGTCGATGTACCCAGCGTCGATCAGAGCGGTAGCCGCAAGCGATGACTTTGCGCCATCCTGGCAGTAGACGATGATTCGATCCGGACGGCGCAGGTCAAAAGCGAAAAAGATCTCGAACAAGCTGGGAGGCGATTGGAGAAATGAAAATTGCGAGTCGCTGGATTGAGGTTCGAGCAGCTGTTCCACTGGTAGATTACGCGCGCCCGGAATGTGGCCGCCGCGCGTGATCCCCGGAAGCAACAGACACCCGTCGTATTCGGCCTGCGTCCGCACGTCGAGCAGCGTGACTTGCGGATCGCCCAACACCGCCGCCACATCTTCCTGCTGCACGAGGTGGATTGGACTGTCCTGTATCGTGACGTCGAAGATCGCCGAAGCCGGAGTTCCGGGTTGGGTCTCTGTCAGTTGGCCGTCGGCGATTAGCGGTAGCAGCGCGTTGTAGCCGCCGTTGACGATATATGTGGTGCGTGCACCGAAGTAGTGGACGAGAAACCGCACCCGCGACGCGAACTTCATCTCACCGTCGTCATAGACAATAACCGTGCTGGCAGCGGAAATTCCCAGGCGGCCGAAGATCTGGGCCCAACCGCTGTAGTCGGTGAAGGCGCCTGGCTGCTGGCCAAAGCTGCTAATCGCATCCACGTCCACCGGGATGGCATTGTTGACGAAACCGGGGTTGGAGATCTCGATCGCGCTCTGAGCCGATAGCAGCACCACGTCGGAACGCATGAGCGCGTGGGGCAACTTGTCGGCGGCCATCACGAACTCCGAAGACTGGCCGTTCGACGGTGCTGCCGATTCTGAACTACCGGAGCCGCACCCCGCCATCGCCAAAATCGCCAGTTGCAAGATCAGCAACGTCGCGGCCTGGCCAACTCCGCGCCTGGGTCGCGGGTTGCGGATGGAACGAGTGAGGCCACGGACCTCCATCAAAATTCGCTCGCCGCCCGCCATAAGCGATCCGAATCTACCCGGATGACGCACTGGATGAAACGCTCACCGCCAGCCTCTTGGGGTCCAACGGCGCGTGGGATGGTAAATGTAATCGTGAGATGGCGCGCCAAGTTATTTGAATTGTGGGTGATTGACAGAGAAAACTTTCAGCGGTTATGGTCTGCTTCGGCAAGCCAATGCTGTTGCGGGCTTTCCCTGTCAGGTCTTCCAACGTCATTTAACTGAGATTCGGTTCACAAGATGGCGACGACGATCACCAGCGAATGCATCAATTGCGGAGCGTGCGAGCCGGAGTGCCCGAACACGGCGATTTACGCGGGCGGAGCGCCGTGGGAGCTCGACGGCGCGACGAGTCCCGCGATCGCACAAGAAATCTATTACATTGTGCCGTCGAAGTGCACCGAATGCGTCGGCTTTTACGACC
Coding sequences:
- a CDS encoding rhodanese-like domain-containing protein, coding for MAGGERILMEVRGLTRSIRNPRPRRGVGQAATLLILQLAILAMAGCGSGSSESAAPSNGQSSEFVMAADKLPHALMRSDVVLLSAQSAIEISNPGFVNNAIPVDVDAISSFGQQPGAFTDYSGWAQIFGRLGISAASTVIVYDDGEMKFASRVRFLVHYFGARTTYIVNGGYNALLPLIADGQLTETQPGTPASAIFDVTIQDSPIHLVQQEDVAAVLGDPQVTLLDVRTQAEYDGCLLLPGITRGGHIPGARNLPVEQLLEPQSSDSQFSFLQSPPSLFEIFFAFDLRRPDRIIVYCQDGAKSSLAATALIDAGYIDVSLYYLSYLDWQDNPSNPVESIGPCN